From the Pseudoalteromonas tunicata genome, one window contains:
- a CDS encoding PilZ domain-containing protein, which translates to MQELLIDFEDLRELYKSYMPYLKNGGLFVRTNMHYEMGQPMALRVTLPDALEEDVVTGSVVWLTPQGSQNANPPGIGIGFIDDKHLLRDKIERILGGMLNSGDVTYTM; encoded by the coding sequence TTGCAAGAACTGTTAATTGATTTTGAAGATTTACGTGAACTATATAAATCGTACATGCCGTATTTAAAAAACGGTGGTTTATTTGTTCGTACTAATATGCATTACGAAATGGGCCAACCCATGGCACTGCGCGTGACTTTGCCTGATGCTCTTGAAGAAGATGTAGTGACAGGTTCCGTAGTATGGCTCACTCCGCAAGGTAGTCAAAATGCGAATCCACCAGGTATTGGTATTGGTTTTATCGACGATAAGCATCTGTTACGTGATAAAATAGAACGAATTTTAGGTGGCATGCTCAATTCGGGCGATGTGACCTACACTATGTAG
- a CDS encoding TatD family hydrolase: MIVDSHCHLDRLDFDKLDLNLDQVLEQARQKQVEHFLCVSVTLQQFPDMLAKIAHYPDVSASCGVHPLDQKDALDKELLLKLAVDPKVVAIGETGLDYFYSADTKQVQLDSFVGHIEVARELNKPLIVHTRDARQDTLSLLKSHKADEVGGVLHCFTEDWQMAKAAIDLGFYISISGIATFKNAVELRDVVKQIPLDRLLIETDSPYLSPVPHRGKTNQPAYVQDVAYFIADLKGLSYQQLASATTANFYNLFQLAARS, encoded by the coding sequence GTGATAGTAGATTCTCATTGTCATCTCGATAGACTCGATTTTGACAAACTTGATTTAAACCTCGATCAAGTTCTCGAACAAGCCAGACAAAAACAAGTCGAACATTTTTTATGTGTTTCGGTTACTTTGCAGCAATTTCCTGACATGTTAGCAAAAATTGCCCATTATCCTGACGTTTCGGCCTCTTGTGGGGTTCACCCTCTTGATCAAAAAGATGCGCTCGATAAAGAATTGCTGTTAAAGCTCGCTGTAGATCCAAAAGTAGTTGCGATAGGTGAAACTGGGCTTGATTATTTTTACAGTGCAGATACAAAACAAGTCCAGCTAGATTCATTTGTTGGTCATATTGAAGTAGCACGTGAGCTTAATAAGCCATTGATTGTTCATACCCGAGATGCACGTCAAGATACGTTATCATTATTAAAAAGCCATAAAGCCGATGAGGTAGGTGGAGTATTACACTGCTTTACTGAAGATTGGCAAATGGCAAAAGCGGCGATTGATTTAGGTTTTTATATTTCAATTTCAGGCATTGCCACTTTTAAAAATGCAGTTGAATTGCGCGATGTGGTAAAACAAATCCCATTAGATCGCTTATTAATTGAAACTGATTCGCCATATCTAAGCCCTGTCCCCCATCGTGGCAAAACCAATCAACCTGCTTATGTACAAGATGTTGCTTATTTTATCGCAGACTTAAAAGGATTGAGTTATCAACAATTGGCCAGTGCCACAACGGCTAATTTTTATAACTTGTTTCAGTTGGCTGCCAGAAGTTAA
- the holB gene encoding DNA polymerase III subunit delta' has translation MIYPWLGASHQMLADASQNKKLHHALLLQGVQGIGKQTMAVHLAGALLCPNQQNLTACGQCKSCHLLAAQSHPDYLVLGHEQKTIGVDEVRKIADFCQTSAGQRGAKVVVVNDADLMTTAAANALLKTLEEPANNRFLILVSAQAERLPATVLSRCSQVTLSVDDAQLVEQWMAETDSKIDWQSWQHLFLHQPLLLLKWQQNEDHTILTNLYELVQQLKNGISAQLLVDILQQKSEYSSVFYIFVCDYVKQALLKQQLDFKAYQICLQHLLNFQQAVKQVLGLNFPLAVSDLVFALQQQLKR, from the coding sequence ATGATTTACCCTTGGCTTGGTGCTTCGCATCAGATGTTGGCAGATGCTTCTCAAAATAAGAAATTGCATCATGCGCTGCTGTTACAAGGTGTACAAGGGATTGGTAAACAAACCATGGCTGTGCATCTTGCTGGTGCATTGCTGTGCCCAAATCAGCAGAATCTAACAGCATGTGGTCAATGTAAATCATGTCATTTACTTGCAGCGCAGAGTCATCCTGATTATTTAGTTTTAGGCCATGAACAAAAGACGATTGGTGTCGATGAAGTACGAAAAATTGCTGATTTCTGCCAAACGTCAGCAGGACAACGCGGTGCAAAAGTCGTGGTTGTGAATGATGCAGATTTAATGACTACCGCAGCAGCTAATGCGTTGCTAAAAACATTAGAAGAGCCTGCAAACAACCGATTTCTAATTTTAGTATCAGCGCAAGCTGAGCGCTTGCCTGCCACTGTGCTTAGCCGCTGCAGTCAAGTGACATTAAGTGTTGATGATGCGCAATTAGTCGAGCAATGGATGGCTGAAACCGACTCTAAAATTGATTGGCAAAGCTGGCAACATCTGTTCCTACATCAGCCTTTATTATTATTAAAATGGCAGCAAAATGAAGATCACACTATTCTTACTAATCTGTATGAATTAGTCCAACAACTAAAAAATGGCATCTCGGCACAGTTACTTGTTGATATTTTGCAACAAAAATCAGAATATAGCAGCGTGTTTTATATCTTCGTTTGTGATTATGTAAAACAAGCCTTACTCAAACAACAACTCGATTTTAAGGCTTACCAAATTTGTTTACAGCATTTATTGAATTTTCAACAAGCGGTAAAACAAGTTTTGGGGTTAAATTTTCCACTGGCAGTCAGTGATTTAGTGTTTGCTTTACAGCAGCAATTGAAACGTTAG
- the tmk gene encoding dTMP kinase: MTAKFIVIEGLEGAGKSTAIALCQEILKAHQVNFVNTREPGGTPLAESLRNLVKATHQEIMSAEAELLIMYAARAQLLTNVIRPALANGQWVLGDRHNLSSLAYQGGGRELDSSTLNALSNIVLKGLKPDLTIYLDIDPAVGLARAAGRGALDRIEQEQLSFFERTRAQYLAIAASDPSIKVVQAGQEISAVHQDIRAVLTAFLVEQGK, translated from the coding sequence ATGACAGCAAAGTTTATTGTAATTGAAGGTTTAGAAGGTGCAGGAAAATCAACGGCGATTGCCTTGTGCCAAGAAATTTTAAAGGCACATCAGGTTAACTTTGTTAATACCCGCGAGCCAGGTGGTACCCCTTTAGCTGAGTCGTTACGTAATTTAGTGAAGGCAACACATCAAGAAATCATGAGTGCAGAGGCTGAATTACTCATTATGTATGCTGCTAGAGCTCAGTTACTCACCAATGTAATTCGACCTGCGCTGGCAAATGGTCAGTGGGTATTAGGCGATCGTCACAACTTATCATCGCTTGCATATCAAGGAGGTGGTCGTGAGCTTGATAGCAGTACATTAAATGCGCTCAGTAACATCGTACTGAAAGGTTTAAAACCGGATTTAACCATTTACCTTGATATAGATCCTGCCGTAGGCTTAGCGCGCGCAGCGGGTCGGGGTGCACTCGATCGCATCGAGCAAGAGCAATTGAGCTTTTTTGAACGAACACGGGCGCAATATTTAGCCATAGCAGCAAGCGATCCTAGCATTAAAGTAGTGCAGGCAGGTCAAGAAATAAGTGCAGTGCATCAAGATATACGCGCAGTACTGACAGCGTTTTTAGTTGAGCAAGGAAAATGA